One genomic segment of Paenibacillus xylanexedens includes these proteins:
- a CDS encoding IS110 family transposase, producing the protein MKSTTKFIGLDVSKEKISVAIADEGQDKPRYYGTIAHAPAALRKLIKELGPASSLSFCYEAGPTGYETYRWIESMGAHCVVIAPSLIPKRSGDHVKTDRRDAEQLARLFRAGELTPIYVPAREDEALRELVRARESAKEDAHRARQRVLKFLLRHQIHPPEQIKRRWTKKYRVWLGQLTFPNAPMQIAFTEYLHAMDEIEQRIGRLEKALIEEAATSSKADLIQILQSLRGIGFLTAVTLAAEIGSFARFRSPAQLMAYLGLVPREHSSGVRTQRGSLTKAGNGRLRRTLIESAWSYRHRPAIKGDLARRLEGLPADIQLISWKAQERLHRKFRRLVYGLNKHKNVAVTAVARELTGFIWAIARTLELPNAQ; encoded by the coding sequence TTACGGCACCATTGCTCATGCGCCTGCTGCCTTACGCAAACTCATCAAAGAATTGGGTCCGGCAAGCTCCCTCTCGTTTTGTTATGAGGCCGGTCCTACAGGATACGAAACCTACCGCTGGATCGAATCCATGGGGGCCCATTGTGTCGTCATTGCCCCTTCACTCATCCCCAAACGCTCCGGCGATCACGTGAAAACCGATCGACGGGATGCCGAGCAACTGGCACGTCTGTTCCGTGCAGGCGAGCTTACGCCGATTTACGTTCCAGCACGTGAAGATGAGGCGCTTCGTGAATTGGTTCGGGCACGCGAATCGGCAAAAGAAGATGCTCACCGGGCTCGTCAACGCGTGCTCAAATTTTTATTGCGTCACCAGATCCATCCGCCTGAACAAATCAAACGTCGCTGGACGAAAAAATATCGCGTATGGCTTGGACAACTGACCTTCCCGAATGCGCCTATGCAGATTGCGTTTACGGAGTACCTTCATGCCATGGACGAGATCGAGCAACGCATCGGTCGACTGGAAAAAGCCTTGATTGAAGAGGCGGCGACCAGCTCTAAAGCCGATTTGATTCAAATTTTACAGTCTCTGCGTGGCATTGGATTTCTCACGGCCGTCACGCTTGCTGCGGAGATTGGTTCCTTTGCCCGTTTCCGTTCCCCTGCTCAGCTCATGGCTTACTTGGGCCTGGTTCCGCGTGAGCATTCGTCTGGAGTCCGTACCCAACGAGGCTCGCTCACCAAAGCGGGAAATGGACGATTGCGTCGCACCTTGATTGAATCGGCATGGAGTTACCGCCATCGGCCTGCGATTAAAGGGGACTTGGCCCGCCGTTTGGAAGGTCTGCCTGCGGACATACAGCTCATTTCATGGAAAGCCCAGGAACGGCTGCACCGAAAATTCCGCCGTTTAGTTTATGGATTAAACAAACACAAAAATGTCGCGGTCACCGCGGTGGCCAGGGAACTGACCGGGTTCATTTGGGCGATCGCCCGAACGTTGGAGCTACCGAACGCTCAGTAA